Proteins co-encoded in one Halorussus vallis genomic window:
- the asd gene encoding aspartate-semialdehyde dehydrogenase, which translates to MTVRVGVLGATGAVGQRCIQLLDGHPEFELAAVTASEESEGKPYSEAAKWRVDAPIPASVADLTVRATDPESVPDDVDLLFSSLPSGVAAEVEPGFAEAGYVLSSNSSNDRMAEDVPLVIPEINPGHLDLLEVQRDERGWDGAVVKNPNCSTITMVPTLAALDQFGLERVHVSTLQAVSGAGYSGVSSMEIIDNVIPHIGGEEEKMETESRKLLGQFDGAELSLHDAEVSASCNRVPTIDGHLENVWAEMRDDVTAADVEDAFGAVESLDLPSSPDPLIEVFEDPSRPQPRLDRTLGGGMAVAAGGVQETPAGVQYNCLAHNTIRGAAGAAVLNGELLQSEGWI; encoded by the coding sequence ATGACCGTACGTGTCGGCGTACTCGGAGCGACCGGTGCAGTAGGCCAGCGATGCATCCAACTACTCGACGGACACCCCGAATTCGAACTCGCGGCCGTGACCGCCAGTGAGGAGAGCGAGGGCAAACCGTACAGCGAGGCGGCCAAGTGGCGGGTCGACGCTCCGATTCCGGCCTCGGTGGCGGACCTGACGGTGCGGGCGACCGACCCCGAGTCGGTGCCCGACGACGTCGACCTGCTGTTCTCCTCGCTCCCCTCGGGCGTCGCGGCCGAGGTCGAACCCGGCTTCGCGGAGGCGGGTTACGTCCTCTCGTCGAACTCCTCGAACGACCGGATGGCCGAAGACGTCCCGCTCGTCATCCCCGAGATAAATCCGGGCCACCTCGACCTGCTCGAAGTCCAGCGCGACGAGCGCGGGTGGGACGGCGCGGTGGTCAAGAACCCCAACTGTTCGACCATCACGATGGTGCCCACCCTCGCCGCGCTCGACCAGTTCGGCCTGGAACGCGTCCACGTCTCGACGCTCCAGGCGGTCTCGGGCGCGGGCTATTCGGGCGTCTCCTCGATGGAGATAATCGACAACGTCATCCCGCACATCGGCGGCGAGGAGGAGAAGATGGAGACCGAGTCCCGCAAACTCCTCGGGCAGTTCGACGGCGCCGAACTGTCGCTCCACGACGCCGAGGTGTCGGCGTCGTGCAACCGCGTGCCGACCATCGACGGCCACCTGGAGAACGTCTGGGCCGAGATGCGCGACGACGTCACCGCTGCCGACGTCGAGGACGCCTTCGGCGCTGTCGAGAGCCTCGACCTGCCGAGTTCGCCCGACCCGCTCATCGAGGTGTTCGAGGACCCGAGCCGACCCCAGCCGCGACTCGACCGCACGCTGGGCGGCGGAATGGCGGTCGCGGCCGGCGGCGTTCAAGAGACGCCCGCGGGCGTCCAGTACAACTGCCTGGCGCACAACACGATTCGCGGGGCGGCGGGCGCGGCGGTGCTGAACGGCGAACTGCTCCAGAGCGAAGGCTGGATCTAG
- a CDS encoding NAD(P)/FAD-dependent oxidoreductase has product MKRVDVAVVGGGPAGMSAARQAAERGADVLLVEKGVPRADREELGPDSTDAAGMLDYWLEIFDVSFEEIPDHVVLRELDRTEFYGPNESFTMKSTGIESSYDKFGFTFHRARMDDWLREEAEAAGAEYRVGVGVTDVETDLSGGHTHTLILSSGEDVEAEYLVLADGPQRQVTMRVLDRFSPDDRKISEVMAPNRANHIAYQEYREFPEELFDPHALKFWWGAMPGETAYPWIFPNDGRVARVGLTMPIGMDLAEIPDREKYALLRPDDERIPRGGEYVERLLEHLYGDEYDLSDFPLVEGRGKSAGTETYPISSTRPIDSPTKAGIAVVGGAMGTTSAFHEGGYHVAARTGKIAGDLAATGNLDAYNDQWKAAIGDEIVRNVSFADIVADYGPDDWDRTFEMAADILASRREKNVLKWNVKAGLGGAKLVTKYKHTKRKYRKSKYVQFREDEYEV; this is encoded by the coding sequence ATGAAGCGAGTCGACGTTGCCGTCGTCGGCGGCGGGCCCGCCGGGATGTCCGCCGCGCGGCAGGCCGCAGAACGGGGAGCCGACGTGCTCCTCGTGGAGAAGGGCGTCCCCCGGGCCGACCGCGAGGAACTCGGACCGGATTCGACGGACGCCGCCGGGATGCTCGACTACTGGCTGGAGATATTCGACGTCTCCTTCGAGGAGATTCCCGACCACGTCGTCCTCCGGGAACTCGACCGCACCGAGTTCTACGGTCCCAACGAGTCGTTCACGATGAAGTCGACCGGCATCGAGTCGTCCTACGACAAGTTCGGGTTCACCTTCCACCGCGCCCGGATGGACGACTGGCTCCGCGAGGAGGCTGAGGCCGCCGGCGCGGAGTACCGCGTCGGCGTCGGCGTCACCGACGTCGAAACCGACCTCTCGGGCGGACACACCCACACGCTGATCCTGTCGTCCGGCGAGGACGTCGAGGCGGAGTACCTCGTCCTGGCCGACGGCCCCCAGCGCCAGGTCACCATGCGCGTGCTCGACCGGTTCTCCCCGGACGACCGCAAGATTTCGGAGGTCATGGCGCCGAACCGGGCGAACCACATCGCCTACCAGGAGTACCGGGAGTTCCCCGAGGAACTGTTCGACCCCCACGCGCTGAAGTTCTGGTGGGGCGCGATGCCCGGCGAAACCGCCTACCCGTGGATATTCCCGAACGACGGTCGGGTCGCCCGCGTCGGCCTCACGATGCCCATCGGGATGGACCTCGCGGAGATTCCCGACCGCGAGAAGTACGCGCTCCTCCGGCCCGACGACGAGCGTATCCCGCGGGGCGGCGAGTACGTCGAGCGCCTGCTGGAGCACCTCTACGGCGACGAGTACGACCTCTCGGACTTCCCGCTGGTCGAGGGTCGCGGCAAGAGCGCGGGCACCGAAACTTACCCCATCTCCTCGACGCGCCCCATCGACTCGCCGACGAAGGCCGGCATCGCGGTGGTCGGCGGCGCGATGGGGACCACCTCGGCGTTCCACGAGGGCGGCTACCACGTCGCGGCCCGGACCGGCAAAATCGCCGGCGACCTCGCGGCGACCGGCAACTTGGACGCCTACAACGACCAGTGGAAGGCGGCCATCGGCGACGAAATCGTCCGGAACGTCTCGTTCGCCGACATCGTCGCCGACTACGGTCCCGACGACTGGGACCGGACGTTCGAGATGGCCGCCGACATCCTCGCCAGCAGGCGCGAGAAGAACGTGCTGAAGTGGAACGTCAAGGCGGGTCTGGGCGGCGCGAAACTCGTGACCAAGTACAAGCACACCAAGCGCAAGTACCGCAAGAGCAAGTACGTCCAGTTCCGCGAGGACGAGTACGAGGTTTGA
- a CDS encoding D-2-hydroxyacid dehydrogenase, whose amino-acid sequence MSDNQAPDVLVLRKSTHGMPVSAYADELRERLPDKTVSVARTPREERELAAEASVVTGMEIDDELLATLENARLFACAYAGTGHLPLDALESRGIAVTNASGVHGPNIAEHVVGNLLVFARRLHEGWRRQQRREWRHFRAHELSGKTVTVVGLGAIGHSVVERLKGFDVDTIGVRYTPKKGGPTDEVVGFDEDDFHGALARTDYLALACPLTETTRGLVGEAELKTLPPEAVLVNVARGQVVDTDALVWALRGNQLRGAALDVTDPEPLPEDHPLWNLENCLVTPHCSGHTPEYYARLADIVAENVRRLEDGEELQNRVV is encoded by the coding sequence ATGAGCGACAACCAAGCGCCCGACGTCCTCGTTCTTCGCAAGAGCACCCACGGCATGCCGGTTTCGGCGTACGCCGACGAACTCCGCGAGCGACTCCCCGACAAGACCGTCTCGGTCGCCCGAACCCCGAGAGAGGAGCGCGAACTCGCCGCGGAGGCCTCGGTCGTCACCGGGATGGAGATAGACGACGAACTGCTGGCGACGCTGGAGAACGCGAGACTGTTCGCCTGCGCCTACGCCGGGACGGGCCACCTGCCCCTCGACGCGCTCGAGTCCCGGGGCATCGCGGTGACGAACGCCTCGGGCGTCCACGGGCCGAACATCGCCGAGCACGTCGTCGGCAACCTGCTGGTGTTCGCCCGGCGTCTCCACGAGGGGTGGCGCCGCCAGCAGCGCCGTGAGTGGCGCCACTTCCGGGCCCACGAACTCTCGGGCAAGACCGTCACCGTGGTCGGCCTGGGCGCCATCGGCCACTCCGTCGTCGAGCGCCTGAAGGGGTTCGACGTCGACACCATCGGCGTTCGCTACACGCCCAAGAAAGGCGGGCCAACCGACGAGGTGGTCGGTTTCGACGAGGACGACTTCCACGGCGCGCTCGCCCGGACGGACTACCTCGCGCTGGCCTGCCCGCTGACCGAAACCACTCGGGGGCTAGTCGGCGAGGCGGAACTCAAGACCCTGCCGCCCGAGGCCGTACTGGTCAACGTCGCCCGCGGACAGGTCGTCGACACCGATGCGCTGGTGTGGGCGCTCCGGGGCAACCAGCTCCGCGGGGCGGCGCTGGACGTGACCGACCCCGAACCGCTCCCGGAGGACCACCCGCTCTGGAACCTCGAGAACTGCCTCGTCACGCCCCACTGTTCGGGCCACACGCCCGAGTACTACGCCAGGCTGGCCGACATCGTCGCCGAGAACGTCCGGCGACTGGAGGACGGCGAGGAGTTGCAGAATCGAGTCGTCTGA
- a CDS encoding serine hydrolase domain-containing protein, with translation MTRRLRVATVGAVLLLVLLAQVGPTLAGGPTVEARPSGNETPAQQTPGVDSVAEVEAFVDAQMAQDLREHRVSGATISVVKDGELLFAEGYGYADRANRTPVVANRTLFRIGSVSKLFVWTAAMQQIQRGNIDPDADVNRYLDDVHIPRTYGEPVTMEHLATHTPGFEDRLAGVAVESPADVKPLGEALEDPPARVRPPGVVTSYSNYGAALAGHVVARRANTTFDRYIERRIFRPLEMRHSTFEQPVPSAVPGTLSKGYSYRNGRFVAEEFEAVGIPPAGSMSATATDVAKFMTAHLQGGRYGDSRILSESAARRMHRQHFANHPALNGVAFGFYEESTNGVRIIGHGGDTTQFHSGLWLFPERDLGVFVSYNSVGGAAARQDFFENFTDRFFPADGTASPPPVEGDAAAANTIAPNAAADGGQAGPPLSAFAGTYRTTRIPYTTFEKVVVLNRDVSVRAAGNGTLVAETPLGESRRFRRVAPTVFQAVDGDARIAFRVEDGRGSYLFFDAVPVQSFERVAWWESTQVQFALLGGAALLLLTGILGWPVLAARRAWHGGPPPADGPRAARWLSGTAGLVGLGFVVGFGALLATDPTSVLFRSAVVEALFVAPAVAAAMAVGAVVFAALAWKNRYWGLVGRLHYTLLAVVLVVLCWQLSYWNLLGAAF, from the coding sequence ATGACGCGACGCCTACGAGTTGCGACCGTCGGCGCGGTCCTCCTCCTCGTCCTCCTCGCGCAGGTCGGCCCCACTCTCGCTGGCGGGCCGACCGTCGAAGCGAGGCCGTCCGGGAACGAAACGCCCGCCCAGCAGACCCCGGGCGTGGACTCGGTGGCCGAGGTCGAGGCGTTCGTCGACGCTCAGATGGCCCAGGACCTCCGAGAGCACCGCGTCTCGGGCGCGACCATCTCGGTGGTCAAGGACGGCGAACTCCTGTTCGCGGAGGGGTACGGCTACGCCGACCGGGCCAACCGGACGCCGGTGGTGGCGAACCGGACGCTGTTTCGAATCGGGTCGGTGTCGAAGCTGTTCGTCTGGACCGCCGCGATGCAACAGATTCAGCGCGGCAACATCGACCCGGACGCCGACGTGAACCGGTACCTCGACGACGTCCACATCCCCCGGACATACGGCGAACCGGTCACGATGGAACACCTCGCGACCCACACGCCCGGTTTCGAAGACCGGTTGGCCGGCGTCGCGGTCGAGTCGCCCGCCGACGTGAAACCGCTCGGCGAGGCGCTCGAAGACCCGCCCGCCCGCGTCCGCCCGCCGGGCGTCGTCACCTCCTACTCGAACTACGGCGCGGCGTTGGCCGGGCACGTCGTCGCCCGGCGAGCGAACACCACCTTCGACCGCTACATCGAGCGGCGCATCTTCCGCCCGCTGGAGATGCGCCACAGCACCTTCGAACAGCCGGTTCCTTCCGCCGTGCCGGGCACGCTCTCGAAGGGCTACAGCTACCGGAACGGCCGGTTCGTCGCCGAGGAGTTCGAAGCCGTCGGCATCCCGCCCGCAGGGTCGATGAGCGCGACCGCGACCGATGTCGCGAAGTTCATGACCGCCCACCTCCAGGGCGGCCGGTACGGCGACTCGCGTATCCTCTCCGAGTCCGCCGCCCGGCGGATGCACCGCCAGCACTTCGCCAACCACCCCGCGCTGAACGGCGTGGCCTTCGGCTTCTACGAGGAGAGCACCAACGGTGTGCGGATCATCGGCCACGGCGGCGACACCACGCAGTTCCACTCGGGGCTGTGGCTGTTCCCCGAGCGCGACCTCGGCGTGTTCGTCTCCTACAACAGTGTCGGCGGGGCCGCGGCGCGCCAGGACTTCTTCGAGAACTTCACCGACCGGTTCTTCCCGGCCGACGGGACCGCCAGTCCGCCGCCGGTCGAGGGCGACGCGGCCGCCGCCAACACGATCGCCCCGAACGCGGCCGCCGACGGCGGGCAGGCCGGACCGCCGCTGTCGGCCTTCGCCGGCACGTACCGCACGACCAGAATCCCGTACACGACCTTCGAGAAGGTGGTCGTGCTGAACCGCGACGTGAGCGTGCGCGCCGCCGGCAACGGAACCCTGGTCGCCGAGACGCCGCTCGGCGAGAGTAGGCGATTCCGGCGGGTCGCGCCGACGGTGTTCCAGGCCGTGGATGGCGACGCCCGAATCGCCTTCCGGGTCGAGGACGGCCGGGGGTCGTACCTCTTCTTCGACGCGGTGCCGGTCCAGAGCTTCGAGCGGGTCGCGTGGTGGGAGTCCACGCAGGTCCAGTTCGCGCTCCTTGGAGGGGCCGCCCTCCTATTGCTCACCGGCATCCTGGGCTGGCCGGTGCTGGCGGCCCGCCGGGCGTGGCACGGCGGACCCCCGCCGGCCGACGGTCCCCGGGCCGCCCGGTGGCTCTCCGGCACCGCCGGCCTCGTCGGCCTCGGCTTCGTCGTCGGCTTCGGCGCGCTGCTCGCGACCGACCCCACGAGCGTCCTCTTCCGCTCTGCGGTCGTCGAGGCGCTGTTCGTCGCGCCGGCCGTGGCCGCCGCGATGGCGGTTGGCGCGGTGGTGTTCGCGGCGCTAGCGTGGAAGAACCGCTACTGGGGGCTCGTCGGGCGACTCCACTACACGCTGCTGGCGGTGGTGCTCGTCGTCCTCTGCTGGCAGTTGTCGTACTGGAACCTGCTCGGCGCGGCGTTCTGA
- a CDS encoding enoyl-CoA hydratase/isomerase family protein yields the protein MSDADTDAITVERTDGATRIAIERADRHNTLDRATAAELQAAVESVVDDPEVRCLVLTGAEGVFCTGADLATLEGNPEDARRLRGIATRLHAAVDHLAGARKPVVAGVNGVAAGGGLGLALCADVVVAAESARFEFAYPRIGLSGDGGSTYFLPRLVGLRKAKEIALLDEPIPADEAAELGLATECVADDEFDDRLAELAATLADGPTRAHGATKRLLEASFGRRLSAQLAAETDAITRLATTDDFERGLAAFFEDGDPEFRGE from the coding sequence ATGTCCGACGCGGATACCGACGCGATAACCGTCGAACGAACCGACGGCGCGACCCGAATCGCCATCGAACGCGCCGACCGACACAACACGCTGGACCGCGCGACCGCCGCCGAGTTGCAGGCGGCCGTCGAGTCGGTCGTCGACGACCCCGAAGTCAGGTGTCTCGTGCTCACCGGCGCAGAGGGCGTCTTCTGCACCGGCGCCGACCTCGCGACGCTCGAAGGCAACCCCGAGGACGCCCGCCGCCTGCGAGGGATAGCGACCCGACTTCACGCCGCGGTGGACCACCTCGCGGGCGCGCGCAAACCGGTCGTCGCCGGGGTGAACGGCGTGGCCGCGGGCGGCGGACTCGGACTCGCGCTGTGCGCCGACGTGGTGGTCGCCGCCGAGTCGGCCCGCTTCGAGTTCGCCTACCCGCGCATCGGCCTCTCGGGCGACGGCGGGTCGACGTACTTCCTGCCCCGACTCGTCGGCCTCCGGAAGGCCAAGGAGATCGCGCTGCTCGACGAACCGATTCCTGCCGACGAGGCCGCGGAACTGGGATTGGCGACCGAGTGCGTGGCCGACGACGAGTTCGACGACCGCCTCGCCGAACTCGCGGCGACGCTCGCTGACGGGCCAACCCGCGCCCACGGCGCGACCAAGCGCCTGCTGGAGGCGAGCTTCGGCCGCCGGCTCTCGGCCCAACTCGCCGCCGAAACCGACGCCATCACGCGACTGGCGACGACCGACGACTTCGAGCGGGGCCTCGCGGCGTTCTTCGAGGACGGCGACCCGGAGTTCCGCGGGGAGTAG
- a CDS encoding DNA methyltransferase codes for MQTFLTLAHEYETDLPAPYDGGVRTPPSYVEHFLREYSEAGDTVLDPFAGFGTTLVVAERLDREAWGVEFEPDRVDYVRGRVDNPERVVHGDALDLSSADVPAFDCCLTSPPFMVAGMTENPFENYAGESDYATYLDDLETVFGRLAALAADDARLLVDVSNMKHEGGVTTLAWDVADAARSHFRFEGEVVVGWEGDGRAETEGSYGYGYDHSYCLVFGAES; via the coding sequence GTGCAGACGTTCCTCACCCTCGCCCACGAGTACGAAACCGACCTCCCGGCGCCGTACGACGGCGGCGTCCGGACGCCGCCGTCGTACGTCGAACACTTTCTGCGAGAGTACTCAGAGGCGGGCGACACGGTGCTCGACCCCTTCGCCGGGTTCGGGACGACGCTGGTCGTCGCCGAGCGACTGGACCGGGAGGCCTGGGGCGTCGAGTTCGAACCGGACCGCGTCGACTACGTCCGCGGGCGGGTCGACAACCCCGAGCGCGTCGTCCACGGCGACGCACTCGACCTGTCGAGCGCCGACGTGCCGGCGTTCGACTGTTGTCTCACCTCGCCGCCGTTCATGGTCGCGGGGATGACCGAGAACCCCTTCGAGAACTACGCGGGCGAGAGCGACTACGCGACCTATCTCGACGACCTCGAAACCGTCTTCGGGCGACTCGCCGCGCTCGCGGCCGACGACGCCCGCCTGCTCGTCGACGTCTCGAACATGAAACACGAGGGCGGCGTGACGACGCTCGCCTGGGACGTCGCCGACGCCGCCAGGTCGCACTTCCGCTTCGAGGGTGAGGTCGTCGTCGGCTGGGAGGGCGACGGACGGGCCGAAACCGAGGGTTCCTACGGCTACGGCTACGACCACAGCTACTGTCTGGTGTTCGGCGCCGAGTCGTAG